A single region of the Amphiprion ocellaris isolate individual 3 ecotype Okinawa chromosome 4, ASM2253959v1, whole genome shotgun sequence genome encodes:
- the LOC129348748 gene encoding trace amine-associated receptor 13c-like gives MMDNLDGDELCYHQLLNLSCRGLRRSHSEVALLYTLLSSISVLTVALNLLVIISISHFKQLHTPTNVLLLSLAISDLLVGLLVMPVETVRFIETCWLLGDLMCALSYIIGANLISASVGNMVLISIDRFVAICYPLQYPNKITHSRAQVSVSLCWTCSLLYNGLILKDHLRQPDRYNSCYGECLVVIDYISGTVDLVFTFIGPCSVIVVLYMRVFAAAVSQARAMQSHITTVAGSMATITAKKSEKKAARTLGVVILVFLMTFCPYYYPSVAGQDISNSASSWAIVSWLMLFNSCLNPLIYAFFYPWFRKAIRYTVTLKILEKDSSQANIL, from the coding sequence ATGATGGACAACCTGGACGGAGATGAACTCTGCTACCATCAGCTGCTCAACTTGTCCTGCAGAGGTTTGAGACGTTCTCACTCTGAGGTCGCCCTCCTCTACACACTGTTGTCCTCCATCTCTGTGCTCACCGTAGCCCTCAACCTGTTGGTTATCATCTCCATCTCCCACTTCAAGCAGCTCCACACCCCCACCaacgtcctcctcctctccctggCCATCTCAGACCTGCTGGTCGGGCTGCTGGTGATGCCGGTGGAAACGGTGCGGTTCATAGAAACCTGCTGGCTGTTGGGGGACCTCATGTGTGCTCTGTCGTACATTATCGGTGCCAATCTCATCTCGGCCTCTGTGGGGAACATGGTGCTTATATCGATAGACCGTTTCGTAGCTATTTGTTATCCTCTGCAATATCCCAACAAAATCACTCACAGCAGGGCTCAGGTGTCTGTAAGTCTGTGCTGGACCTGTTCGCTGCTGTACAACGGGCTGATCTTAAAGGACCACCTGAGGCAGCCGGACAGATACAACTCCTGCTACGGAGAGTGTTTGGTGGTGATTGACTATATCTCTGGAACTGTAGACCTTGTTTTCACGTTTATTGGCCCCTGCTCAGTCATTGTCGTTCTGTACATGAGAGTGTTTGCTGCAGCCGTGTCTCAGGCTCGAGCTATGCAGTCTCATATTACAACTGTTGCAGGCAGTATGGCAACAATCACTGCAaagaaatcagagaaaaaagcaGCCAGGACTCTTGGTGTTGTGATATTAGTGTTTTTGATGACTTTCTGTCCTTATTATTATCCTTCTGTAGCAGGACAAGACATCTCAAACAGTGCTTCGTCCTGGGCCATTGTGTCCTGGTTGATGCTTTTCAACTCTTGTCTGAATCCTCTGATTTATGCCTTTTTCTATCCGTGGTTTAGAAAAGCCATCAGGTATACAGTCACCCTGAAGATACTAGAGAAGGACTCCTCTCAGGCAAACATACTTTAA
- the LOC111583505 gene encoding trace amine-associated receptor 13c-like, protein MMDNLDGAELCYPQLLNLSCRGLRRSHSEVALLYTLLSSISVLTVALNLLVIISISHFKQLHTPTNVLLLSLAISDLLVGLLVMPVETVRFIETCWLLGDLMCALSYIIGFTLTSASVGNMVLISMDRFVAICYPLQYPSKITHSRAQVSVSLCWTCSLLYNGLVLKDHLRQPDRYNSCYGECLVVIDYISGTVDLVFTFIGPCSVIVVLYMRVFAAAVSQARAMQSHITTVAGSTATITAKKSEKKAARTLGVVILVFLMTFCPYYYPSVAGQDISNSASSWAIVSWLVYFNSCLNPLIYAFFYPWFRKAIKYTVTLKILEKDSSQANIL, encoded by the coding sequence ATGATGGACAACCTGGACGGAGCTGAACTCTGCTACCCTCAGCTGCTCAACTTGTCCTGCAGAGGTTTGAGACGTTCTCACTCAGAGGTCGCCCTCCTCTACACACTGTTGTCCTCCATCTCTGTGCTCACCGTAGCCCTCAACCTGTTGGTTATCATCTCCATCTCCCACTTCAAGCAGCTCCACACCCCCACCaacgtcctcctcctctccctggCCATCTCAGACCTGCTGGTCGGGCTGCTGGTGATGCCGGTGGAAACGGTGCGGTTCATAGAAACCTGCTGGCTGTTGGGGGACCTCATGTGTGCTCTGTCGTACATTATCGGCTTCACTCTCACCTCGGCCTCTGTGGGGAACATGGTGCTCATATCGATGGACCGTTTCGTAGCTATTTGTTATCCTCTGCAATATCCCAGCAAAATCACTCACAGCAGGGCTCAGGTGTCTGTAAGTCTGTGCTGGACCTGTTCACTGCTGTACAACGGGCTGGTCTTAAAGGACCACCTGAGGCAGCCGGACAGATACAACTCCTGCTACGGAGAGTGTTTGGTGGTGATTGACTATATCTCTGGAACTGTAGACCTTGTTTTCACGTTTATTGGCCCCTGCTCTGTCATTGTCGTTCTGTACATGAGAGTGTTTGCTGCAGCCGTGTCTCAGGCTCGAGCTATGCAGTCTCATATTACAACTGTTGCAGGCAGTACGGCAACAATCACTGCAaagaaatcagagaaaaaagcaGCCAGGACTCTTGGTGTTGTGATATTAGTGTTTTTGATGACTTTCTGTCCTTATTATTATCCTTCTGTAGCAGGACAAGACATCTCAAACAGTGCTTCGTCCTGGGCCATTGTGTCCTGGTTGGTGTACTTCAACTCTTGTCTGAATCCTCTGATTTATGCCTTTTTCTATCCGTGGTTTAGAAAAGCAATCAAGTATACAGTCACCCTGAAGATACTAGAGAAGGACTCCTCTCAGGCAAACATACTTTAA
- the nsmce1 gene encoding non-structural maintenance of chromosomes element 1 homolog isoform X1, translating into MSRQMGDSHRRFLQTMMASGIIDESGAKALHQHCCETHSTQYAPDRLDDFIDTINSKLQPMFMQIRKGMSEDNGHQHYALVNMVENDVTRMSSDYADNELELFKKTMDLIVGSEDGKASSTDILNSTDSMTTKKLKKSEIEHLLNRLVQDKWLSEKRGEYTLSTRCIIEMEPYIRAMYQDQVKVCHICHAIAFQCQICENPTCGIKIHNPCVARYFKGRTEPRCPACEDFWPHEIPEVRRPRSQSRR; encoded by the exons ATGTCACGACAGATGGGAGACAGTCATCGCAGGTTTTTACAAACCATGATGGCCAGCGGCATCATTGATGAGTCGGGGGCAAAGGCACTCCATCAGCATTGTTGtgaaacacacagca cACAGTATGCGCCAGACAGACTGGACGATTTCATTGATACCATCAACTCAAAGCTGCAGCCGATGTTCATGCAGATTAGAAAAGGGATGTCTGAAGACAATGGTCACCAGCATTATGCCTTG GTCAACATGGTTGAAAATGATGTCACCAGGATGTCATCAGATTATGCTGACAATGAACTAGAGCTGTTCAAGAAAACG ATGGACCTGATCGTGGGCTCTGAGGATGGCAAGGCCTCCTCCACTGATATTCTCAACAGCACTGACTCCATGACCACCAAAAAGCTGAAGAAGAGTGAAATAGAGCACCTCTTGAACAGACTCGTGCAGGACAAATGGCTCAGTGAG AAACGGGGCGAATACACCTTATCCACCAGATGTATCATAGAGATGGAGCCATATATTCGTGCAATGTATCAAGACCAGGTGAAAGTTTGCCACATCTGTCACGCCATTGCTTTCCAG TGCCAAATTTGTGAGAATCCTACATGTGGCATAAAAATCCACAACCCATGTGTGGCCAGATACTTCAAAGGAAGAACGGAGCCACGATGTCCAGCTTGTGAGGATTTTTGGCCACATGAAATTCCTG AAGTCAGACGGCCTCGTTCTCAGTCCAGAAGATGA
- the nsmce1 gene encoding non-structural maintenance of chromosomes element 1 homolog isoform X2: protein MSRGQRHSISIVVKHTAYAPDRLDDFIDTINSKLQPMFMQIRKGMSEDNGHQHYALVNMVENDVTRMSSDYADNELELFKKTMDLIVGSEDGKASSTDILNSTDSMTTKKLKKSEIEHLLNRLVQDKWLSEKRGEYTLSTRCIIEMEPYIRAMYQDQVKVCHICHAIAFQCQICENPTCGIKIHNPCVARYFKGRTEPRCPACEDFWPHEIPEVRRPRSQSRR, encoded by the exons ATGAGTCGGGGGCAAAGGCACTCCATCAGCATTGTTGtgaaacacacagca TATGCGCCAGACAGACTGGACGATTTCATTGATACCATCAACTCAAAGCTGCAGCCGATGTTCATGCAGATTAGAAAAGGGATGTCTGAAGACAATGGTCACCAGCATTATGCCTTG GTCAACATGGTTGAAAATGATGTCACCAGGATGTCATCAGATTATGCTGACAATGAACTAGAGCTGTTCAAGAAAACG ATGGACCTGATCGTGGGCTCTGAGGATGGCAAGGCCTCCTCCACTGATATTCTCAACAGCACTGACTCCATGACCACCAAAAAGCTGAAGAAGAGTGAAATAGAGCACCTCTTGAACAGACTCGTGCAGGACAAATGGCTCAGTGAG AAACGGGGCGAATACACCTTATCCACCAGATGTATCATAGAGATGGAGCCATATATTCGTGCAATGTATCAAGACCAGGTGAAAGTTTGCCACATCTGTCACGCCATTGCTTTCCAG TGCCAAATTTGTGAGAATCCTACATGTGGCATAAAAATCCACAACCCATGTGTGGCCAGATACTTCAAAGGAAGAACGGAGCCACGATGTCCAGCTTGTGAGGATTTTTGGCCACATGAAATTCCTG AAGTCAGACGGCCTCGTTCTCAGTCCAGAAGATGA